A part of Sediminispirochaeta bajacaliforniensis DSM 16054 genomic DNA contains:
- a CDS encoding sensor domain-containing diguanylate cyclase gives MMLSRLTAECRILLSPYSQHRRDFVAYNRETNAHSLFHFSILLHLSVLIWIIFCLFDGSTVIFYLPVLFLSIMMALGSGFIIFHSPCHAAKWGHTLLHVSILLLFTWVILFCHYSGLSLFSSVLFMSCYLLVSSIFLLHPFFIIPVYLAGALIFYASDQFADLNRALWVALGLMGLMASAMRWILSFHRFRDVLDIKKKREKINLAMEGAGLGFWSWDIGTDCLEADDRWFSMLNRKPVSALRFEELLAMMHRADRHIAAQKIKEALQPGKESYEQIFRLETDDGSYRWISSKGMVTRRGCDGSPLEMHGIHQDVHARMLQQQKLIQSESRFRAYAEHSPVAVFVFYGRAISYANPQASSLTGYSLEELLSFPDFFVLVAGSERVRLKARLALFRTFNVDDPRIVFQLLTRTGKRLWVEGYASMVEESGEVLFSLVDVTLRHQAQMRLSEYATYDELTGVYNRRVGLAMLEKELHRSKRERLPLTVGFADIDRLKLVNDTLGHEAGDRLITRITAVMKRILRSGDVICRLGGDEFLLIHPNCTTDAAKQLRIRIDEELAREAVISEGIPLSVSIGYSSFEPASTQYELEIEVLVDQLVNCADQRMYRHKRDKKS, from the coding sequence ATGATGCTGAGCAGGTTGACTGCCGAATGTCGAATACTGTTGTCTCCCTATTCTCAACACCGGAGGGATTTTGTTGCCTACAATCGTGAGACAAATGCACATTCTCTTTTCCATTTTTCCATCCTTTTACACCTTTCCGTTTTAATCTGGATTATTTTTTGCCTGTTCGACGGCAGCACCGTGATATTTTATCTTCCGGTCCTTTTCCTATCTATCATGATGGCCTTGGGTTCCGGCTTCATCATTTTTCACTCTCCCTGTCATGCCGCGAAGTGGGGACATACGCTCCTCCATGTTTCGATTCTTCTTCTTTTTACCTGGGTGATCTTATTTTGCCACTACTCAGGGCTTTCTCTCTTTTCTTCGGTTTTGTTCATGAGCTGTTATCTGCTGGTCTCTTCGATCTTCTTACTCCACCCGTTTTTTATCATTCCCGTATATCTGGCAGGTGCTCTTATCTTTTATGCTTCAGATCAGTTTGCCGACCTGAATCGGGCTCTTTGGGTCGCTTTGGGCCTCATGGGACTGATGGCTTCGGCTATGCGTTGGATACTTAGCTTCCATCGATTTCGGGATGTGCTTGATATCAAAAAGAAGAGAGAAAAAATAAACCTTGCCATGGAGGGAGCAGGCCTCGGCTTCTGGAGCTGGGATATCGGAACGGATTGTCTTGAGGCCGACGATCGTTGGTTTTCTATGCTCAATCGGAAGCCTGTATCGGCACTCCGCTTTGAGGAGCTTTTGGCGATGATGCACCGTGCCGATCGTCACATTGCGGCCCAAAAGATAAAAGAAGCCCTTCAACCGGGAAAGGAGAGCTACGAGCAGATATTTCGTCTTGAAACCGATGACGGCAGCTATCGCTGGATCAGCTCGAAGGGCATGGTCACCAGAAGGGGGTGTGACGGCTCTCCCCTGGAGATGCACGGAATCCATCAGGATGTTCATGCAAGAATGCTTCAGCAGCAGAAACTCATCCAAAGCGAGAGTCGTTTCCGGGCCTATGCGGAACACAGCCCCGTGGCGGTCTTTGTTTTTTATGGCAGGGCCATCAGCTATGCTAACCCCCAGGCCTCTTCGCTTACCGGATATTCACTGGAAGAGCTCCTCTCGTTTCCCGATTTCTTTGTTCTTGTTGCCGGAAGTGAACGAGTGCGGCTGAAGGCGAGGCTTGCCCTGTTCCGTACCTTTAATGTCGATGATCCCCGCATAGTCTTTCAGCTGCTTACCCGAACTGGCAAGCGGTTATGGGTGGAAGGTTATGCCTCAATGGTCGAAGAGTCGGGGGAGGTTCTTTTTTCGCTTGTCGATGTTACCCTTCGTCACCAGGCCCAGATGCGGCTCTCCGAGTATGCAACCTACGATGAATTAACCGGGGTCTACAACCGTCGGGTCGGTCTGGCAATGCTTGAGAAAGAGCTGCATCGTTCAAAGCGGGAGCGGCTTCCTCTTACGGTCGGTTTTGCCGATATCGACAGACTCAAGTTGGTTAATGATACCCTTGGTCATGAGGCAGGGGACCGCCTTATTACGAGGATTACCGCGGTAATGAAACGGATTCTTCGAAGCGGGGATGTTATTTGTCGTCTTGGCGGCGATGAGTTTTTACTCATCCATCCCAACTGTACAACGGATGCGGCAAAGCAGCTTCGTATAAGAATCGATGAGGAACTCGCACGGGAGGCGGTAATCTCGGAAGGGATTCCTCTTAGTGTCAGCATAGGCTATAGTTCCTTTGAACCCGCCTCCACACAATATGAGCTTGAGATAGAGGTTTTGGTGGATCAGCTGGTCAATTGCGCCGATCAGCGGATGTATCGTCATAAGCGGGATAAGAAAAGCTGA
- a CDS encoding arsenate reductase ArsC, which yields MGNGETVRVLVVCIHNSARSQMAETYLNAMGHGKVEAKSAGLEPGKLNPIVVRAMQEDGYDISGNTTKSVFDFRKEGRRYDYVIAVCDKEAEERCPIFPGAGKRLHWPFGDPSSFQGTEEEKLAYTRKIRDEIKEGVQLFLSRL from the coding sequence ATGGGAAACGGGGAAACGGTGCGGGTACTTGTCGTCTGCATCCATAATAGCGCACGCAGCCAAATGGCAGAAACCTATCTAAACGCCATGGGCCATGGAAAGGTCGAAGCCAAGAGCGCGGGATTGGAGCCGGGGAAGCTTAACCCCATAGTGGTACGGGCGATGCAGGAAGATGGTTACGACATTTCAGGCAACACTACGAAGAGTGTTTTCGATTTCCGCAAGGAAGGGCGTCGTTACGATTACGTTATAGCGGTCTGCGACAAAGAGGCGGAGGAACGGTGTCCCATCTTTCCCGGAGCAGGGAAGCGACTTCACTGGCCCTTTGGAGACCCTTCAAGTTTTCAGGGCACTGAAGAGGAAAAGCTGGCCTACACGAGAAAAATCAGGGATGAGATAAAAGAAGGAGTTCAGCTTTTCTTATCCCGCTTATGA
- a CDS encoding aldehyde ferredoxin oxidoreductase N-terminal domain-containing protein, which translates to MNRGSIHTIRHIFLSDRRFEDEGLPEELFEHFLGGSGIAAELFSLFPSANLFIAPGLLTGSSLPFSGGWSVVMLAKKDGSRPMLLETFGQGSFGKSIASCGLDGLLFHGISPESTILHISPNKVRFFSTPLDSDLNDPIELEQRLLEDMAGKGKEGAVLCIGKAAREGDPAAALVHEGRTLPAGGGTGLFFGSLKLTAITIERGEQQRLPAEKEGFENLAETSEATIRELVTRKGVTAFMPTGARGLLLVRMAGYLPIRPRIDDRMLLPFVEGLGTVGLLAPALAAGLIPEGKEEGKMHRKEALLFRKMTTGGCKGCPFPCSGQLRIEGRYGEMSMPGYVDLAVPISLLGIRHTADALQFVEHARRRGMDPASAAKGLFHLIEEKSIRPGDIDAFLEFLDKPSEHHVPDHPNLFPFSFDPLAALTPHIDTIRDRNVPFTLAEYQIGTWWKQIKGLPRPAMLYHKKEDFWVEREKATIAIAVAQRNHLLVAAGICHQARLISEKHFPLFSLLNAFTGLERTPKGYLEMGNRIMERRKELFPLPPIKVEDERIAGLLSFVGEPVDKLLLT; encoded by the coding sequence ATGAACAGAGGCTCCATACATACCATACGACACATATTTCTTTCCGATCGGCGTTTTGAAGACGAAGGGCTTCCGGAAGAACTTTTTGAGCATTTCCTTGGAGGAAGCGGCATAGCCGCAGAACTCTTTTCACTATTTCCGAGCGCAAACCTTTTTATCGCTCCGGGATTACTGACGGGTAGCTCTCTCCCCTTTTCCGGCGGATGGAGCGTCGTAATGCTCGCGAAAAAGGATGGCTCCCGGCCCATGCTTCTTGAAACCTTTGGCCAAGGGAGTTTCGGGAAAAGTATCGCAAGCTGCGGCTTGGACGGTCTTTTATTTCACGGCATCTCCCCGGAAAGCACAATCCTCCACATTAGCCCGAACAAAGTCCGTTTTTTCTCAACGCCCTTAGACAGCGATTTGAATGATCCCATCGAACTCGAGCAGAGACTCCTCGAAGATATGGCAGGGAAGGGGAAAGAGGGGGCTGTGCTCTGTATCGGAAAGGCGGCACGGGAAGGGGATCCGGCAGCGGCCCTTGTTCACGAGGGGAGGACGCTTCCCGCCGGAGGCGGGACAGGGCTCTTTTTTGGTTCATTGAAGCTTACGGCCATAACGATCGAAAGGGGAGAACAGCAACGTCTTCCTGCCGAGAAGGAAGGGTTTGAGAACCTTGCCGAGACAAGTGAAGCCACCATCCGGGAGCTCGTCACACGAAAAGGAGTTACGGCTTTTATGCCCACAGGAGCCAGGGGGCTCCTTCTGGTACGGATGGCCGGATACCTCCCCATTCGGCCGAGGATCGACGACCGCATGCTCCTGCCCTTTGTCGAAGGGCTCGGAACCGTGGGGCTGCTTGCCCCTGCCCTTGCGGCCGGGCTCATCCCCGAAGGGAAAGAGGAAGGGAAAATGCACAGAAAGGAGGCTCTCCTCTTTCGAAAAATGACCACCGGCGGTTGTAAGGGCTGCCCCTTTCCCTGTAGCGGGCAGCTACGGATCGAAGGAAGATACGGAGAGATGAGCATGCCAGGTTACGTCGACCTGGCCGTTCCGATCTCCCTGCTCGGCATCCGTCATACCGCCGACGCCCTCCAGTTCGTCGAACACGCAAGAAGAAGGGGCATGGATCCCGCCTCTGCGGCAAAAGGATTGTTTCACCTCATAGAAGAGAAAAGTATCCGCCCTGGTGACATCGATGCCTTTTTGGAATTCCTTGATAAGCCGTCGGAACATCACGTTCCGGACCATCCTAATCTCTTTCCCTTTTCCTTCGACCCTTTGGCCGCATTAACACCCCATATAGACACCATACGGGATCGAAACGTCCCCTTTACCCTCGCCGAATATCAGATCGGTACGTGGTGGAAACAGATCAAAGGACTTCCAAGACCCGCCATGTTGTATCACAAAAAGGAGGACTTTTGGGTTGAAAGGGAGAAGGCCACTATCGCCATTGCCGTTGCACAGCGGAACCATCTGCTTGTCGCTGCGGGAATCTGTCATCAGGCCCGGCTGATAAGCGAAAAACATTTCCCGCTTTTCTCCCTGCTTAATGCATTCACAGGCCTGGAGCGAACGCCCAAGGGCTATCTGGAAATGGGAAATCGCATCATGGAAAGGCGAAAAGAACTCTTTCCACTACCGCCTATCAAGGTCGAAGATGAGCGGATAGCCGGACTCCTCTCCTTTGTCGGCGAACCCGTTGATAAACTTCTCTTGACATAA
- a CDS encoding ROK family transcriptional regulator gives MYQQDRKAQTILRIIGELQKRGFASRSALATALSLYTSTVSIRMKELLDWGIIREVGRGESGSSGGRKATLVELDPGYGSFGGIYLAHDRVTASLFTPGLQESDRRTLSLAGMGEADVLTELADVARWLGSASSTIPLRGIGFAASSVVSGGGRVGSSSHFPWNLGEVPGLLAEQAHCSLICSDNDANAAALADASLLDSERPNLLHLLVYGNVPTIGSGIFLDGKLYRGSEGGAGELDEGLWPLEGDIALQVLRLGRLLGRFLDVDAIFISGVLDEEAKRRLERSGDAEAPKGSVRFVDDPCWVEKGAALMALHEHIEIITGVKHEG, from the coding sequence ATGTACCAGCAAGATCGAAAGGCACAGACAATCCTCCGTATTATCGGCGAATTGCAAAAGCGTGGCTTTGCCAGTCGCAGCGCTCTTGCCACCGCTCTTTCACTTTACACCTCGACGGTCAGCATCAGGATGAAAGAGCTTCTTGACTGGGGCATTATCCGGGAAGTCGGCAGGGGAGAAAGCGGCAGTTCCGGGGGAAGGAAGGCAACCCTTGTGGAACTCGATCCCGGTTACGGGAGTTTCGGTGGCATCTATCTTGCCCATGATCGGGTGACCGCATCGCTTTTTACTCCGGGCTTACAGGAATCCGACCGCCGGACACTCTCCCTGGCGGGAATGGGCGAAGCGGATGTTCTGACCGAGCTGGCGGATGTTGCACGGTGGCTTGGCTCCGCATCTTCCACCATACCCCTTCGGGGGATCGGCTTCGCAGCCTCTTCGGTGGTCTCCGGTGGAGGACGAGTCGGTTCCTCCTCCCATTTTCCCTGGAACCTCGGGGAGGTCCCGGGGCTTCTGGCCGAACAGGCACACTGTTCGCTTATCTGTTCCGACAATGATGCGAATGCCGCCGCCCTGGCCGATGCCTCTTTGCTCGATAGTGAGCGTCCGAACCTGCTTCATCTTCTTGTCTACGGCAATGTTCCCACCATCGGAAGTGGTATCTTTCTCGACGGAAAGCTTTACCGTGGTTCGGAGGGCGGGGCCGGTGAGCTGGATGAAGGGCTGTGGCCGCTGGAGGGGGATATCGCCCTCCAGGTGCTGCGGCTCGGCAGGCTTTTGGGTCGCTTTCTGGATGTTGACGCAATATTCATCTCCGGTGTTCTCGACGAGGAGGCGAAAAGGAGATTGGAGCGTTCTGGGGATGCGGAAGCGCCGAAGGGGTCGGTTCGTTTTGTCGACGATCCTTGCTGGGTAGAGAAGGGGGCTGCACTCATGGCCCTCCACGAACATATCGAAATCATTACGGGAGTAAAACATGAAGGGTAA
- a CDS encoding diphosphate--fructose-6-phosphate 1-phosphotransferase: MKGNILIGQSGGPTSVINASLAGAVEGVLEAGARGKIFGMQFGIEGFLEDRLIDLGALSSDERKLLALTPSSALGSCRYKLKDDDLPVILERLKKQDIRYLFLAGGNDTMDTIHRIEAFARKEGYELYGVGIPKTVDNDLFGTDHTPGYGSAARYTALSLLQSGQLARDMQRVDRFVIHQTVGREAGWLAASSIMAKQGEGDAPHLIYLPERPLSREQVLKDVQECIKAYGFCSIVCGEGIIWRDGTPVSASAAKDGFSNIEFGAMGGTSAAISLHQLIHEETGYRGEFQITESLSMCADDRASATDRSEAFSCGLEAARLAASGGSGSMICMERLAGDYAVRYGTVPLSEVAVRAKPMPDYYINESGNGVTDAFLDYLRPLVGDMPKYQRLW; the protein is encoded by the coding sequence ATGAAGGGTAATATTCTTATCGGACAATCGGGCGGCCCAACCTCAGTCATCAACGCTTCCCTTGCGGGAGCGGTGGAGGGCGTGCTTGAGGCCGGAGCGAGGGGCAAGATATTCGGCATGCAATTCGGTATCGAGGGCTTTCTGGAGGATCGTCTCATCGACCTTGGGGCTCTGTCTTCCGATGAACGGAAATTGCTGGCGCTCACCCCCTCTTCCGCCCTCGGATCCTGCCGCTACAAATTAAAAGACGATGATCTGCCGGTTATTCTCGAGCGACTAAAAAAACAGGATATACGCTATCTTTTTCTTGCCGGTGGGAACGACACCATGGACACCATCCACAGAATAGAGGCCTTTGCCCGTAAAGAGGGGTATGAACTCTACGGAGTCGGCATCCCGAAGACCGTGGATAATGATCTTTTTGGTACGGATCACACCCCCGGCTACGGCTCTGCTGCCAGATACACCGCCCTTTCTCTCCTTCAGTCGGGGCAGCTTGCCAGGGACATGCAGCGGGTCGATCGCTTTGTGATCCACCAGACCGTCGGACGGGAAGCGGGATGGCTTGCCGCATCGTCGATAATGGCGAAGCAAGGTGAGGGAGATGCTCCCCATCTTATCTATCTGCCGGAACGGCCCTTGTCCAGGGAGCAGGTTTTGAAAGATGTACAAGAATGCATCAAGGCCTACGGATTTTGTTCGATCGTCTGCGGAGAGGGCATCATCTGGCGTGACGGGACCCCTGTTTCGGCCTCTGCCGCGAAGGACGGGTTTTCAAATATCGAGTTTGGGGCCATGGGCGGTACCAGCGCTGCTATCTCGCTTCATCAGCTGATCCATGAGGAGACCGGCTACCGGGGAGAGTTCCAGATCACCGAAAGCCTTTCCATGTGTGCCGATGACCGGGCAAGTGCCACCGATCGAAGCGAGGCCTTTTCCTGTGGGCTTGAGGCTGCAAGGCTTGCGGCCTCCGGCGGAAGCGGAAGCATGATTTGCATGGAGCGCCTTGCCGGGGATTATGCCGTCCGATACGGTACTGTCCCCTTATCCGAGGTCGCTGTACGGGCAAAGCCCATGCCGGATTACTATATCAATGAGTCGGGAAACGGGGTCACCGATGCCTTTCTCGACTACCTTCGCCCCCTTGTGGGCGATATGCCGAAGTATCAGCGATTGTGGTAG
- a CDS encoding SIS domain-containing protein, producing the protein MNGTDARYADFSLVKEMLESPDVIRRMDVEAVKKLAGELTGIKGPFLLSGEGSSRIFPAKRARIEALRRGSALLPVVEGATQALEYPLAGGVAFVASNSGKTKEGLRLVRSAKKRGIKSVGIVANAGTPIADEADHAIVLSCGPEAAVAATKSVIEQALVYHTIFAERAGFPVPDREKLASALDAVLHAAPAKEIVDAVTKAKTLFWAGRNDGVAEELTLKTNEISRKRSDFLEGTYAVHGIEEVMTPDDVVILVNPFPEEEVKLKQTLADGVGLTVVAIASRQTSFPTFVVPALEGADEYLQLAAGWNLLVEVGINCGVKLDQTTRARKVGNEMETSK; encoded by the coding sequence ATGAACGGAACGGATGCACGATATGCCGATTTTTCTCTTGTTAAGGAGATGCTGGAGAGCCCCGATGTGATTCGTCGAATGGACGTTGAGGCGGTAAAAAAGTTGGCTGGGGAGCTTACAGGGATAAAGGGGCCCTTTCTCCTCTCCGGAGAAGGTTCTTCCCGGATCTTTCCGGCCAAGCGGGCGAGAATCGAGGCCCTGCGCAGAGGTTCTGCCCTTCTTCCTGTGGTGGAAGGGGCAACCCAGGCGCTGGAATATCCCCTGGCCGGCGGCGTTGCCTTTGTGGCCAGTAATTCCGGCAAAACGAAGGAAGGCCTTCGCCTGGTCCGCAGCGCCAAAAAACGGGGAATAAAGAGCGTCGGTATTGTTGCCAACGCGGGAACCCCAATCGCCGACGAGGCTGATCACGCCATCGTCCTCTCCTGCGGTCCGGAAGCGGCTGTTGCGGCAACCAAAAGTGTGATCGAACAGGCCCTTGTCTACCACACCATCTTTGCCGAACGTGCCGGTTTTCCTGTTCCCGACAGGGAAAAGCTTGCGTCCGCTCTTGATGCGGTTCTGCATGCCGCCCCTGCAAAAGAGATCGTCGATGCGGTGACCAAGGCCAAGACCCTCTTTTGGGCGGGAAGGAACGACGGGGTTGCCGAAGAATTGACCCTCAAGACCAACGAAATTTCCCGCAAGCGTTCGGATTTTCTCGAAGGAACCTATGCCGTTCACGGGATCGAAGAGGTAATGACACCGGATGATGTGGTGATCCTTGTGAATCCCTTCCCCGAGGAAGAGGTAAAGCTGAAACAAACTCTTGCGGATGGGGTGGGGCTTACGGTCGTGGCCATTGCCTCCAGGCAGACCTCTTTCCCGACCTTTGTGGTTCCTGCTCTTGAAGGGGCCGATGAATATCTGCAGCTTGCAGCCGGCTGGAACCTCCTTGTAGAGGTAGGTATCAACTGTGGCGTTAAGCTTGATCAGACCACCCGGGCACGGAAGGTCGGAAACGAAATGGAGACATCGAAATGA
- a CDS encoding PIG-L deacetylase family protein, with product MSFSWHARHGVAEFGAKAGETWLFVVPHDDDAVIGAGLAVAAGVQARCNVTVAITTDGRLGYCDDHERKNIAEIREAETREALNALGNPDCRFLSFPDGDLFTRRGRSLSSDAPNGGLQGAYTALLREVRPDRLFLCSNSDLHPDHKIVYEELIISLFHATGDIWPELGKTLAEVPQIFEYPIYCALSGEPDYCLAADKEGFGAKLAAIAAYQSQRQISALLDKVRSGGGYEFFRRIRFDLYDPHDYLALFPGIGDSR from the coding sequence ATGAGCTTTTCCTGGCACGCCCGTCATGGGGTGGCGGAGTTTGGGGCTAAGGCTGGAGAAACATGGCTTTTCGTCGTTCCCCACGATGATGATGCGGTCATCGGTGCAGGTCTTGCCGTTGCAGCGGGTGTACAAGCCCGTTGCAATGTGACGGTAGCCATTACCACCGACGGTCGTTTGGGGTACTGCGACGATCATGAGCGGAAGAACATCGCCGAAATTCGTGAGGCGGAGACCAGAGAGGCCCTTAACGCCCTCGGCAATCCCGACTGTCGGTTTCTCTCCTTTCCCGATGGAGACCTTTTTACCCGGCGGGGCCGATCCCTCTCCTCAGATGCGCCGAATGGAGGACTTCAGGGCGCCTATACGGCTCTGCTTCGGGAGGTGCGCCCCGATCGCCTCTTCCTGTGCAGCAACTCGGACCTCCATCCCGATCATAAGATTGTCTATGAAGAGCTCATTATTTCCCTTTTCCATGCCACAGGGGATATCTGGCCGGAGCTCGGCAAAACCCTTGCCGAGGTCCCTCAGATTTTTGAATATCCCATCTACTGTGCCCTTTCCGGCGAGCCCGATTACTGTCTTGCCGCCGACAAGGAGGGGTTTGGGGCAAAGCTCGCCGCTATTGCCGCTTACCAGAGTCAGCGACAGATATCGGCCCTGCTCGATAAGGTTAGAAGCGGCGGCGGATATGAATTCTTTCGAAGGATCCGTTTCGATCTATACGATCCTCACGATTATCTGGCCCTTTTCCCGGGGATAGGAGATTCCAGATGA
- a CDS encoding aldose 1-epimerase — MTSPASAARPVILSLGGAEMELYPHLGGTVRRLSLVPGQGGDAVDLLAGDEEHELEENPWFRGRLLFPFCDRIPGGGYRFEGKEFCLPANQEDGSAIHGLLYKMPGRLVSKSTSPSARRVDLSWLLGEDAGYPFRLALSVSYRLFRSGSGIAASIAFRAVNRGEGPAPVGFGWHPYFHLPGLAADDMKISIPCEHYVEVREDLMPTGRLVPVEEGKASAGFYDFRRSRPLGKGVYDIAYPIEKEKGESGRTVELSSDTISLAMNTQGAFSFFQLFTPPNRSAVALEPLSNVTDAFNRDDMGALTLLPGKSFSGSITLSLRRL; from the coding sequence ATGACCTCTCCCGCTTCAGCGGCACGCCCCGTGATCCTGAGCCTTGGGGGGGCGGAGATGGAGCTCTACCCTCATCTTGGGGGAACGGTCCGGCGGCTTTCTCTTGTTCCTGGACAGGGAGGTGATGCTGTCGATCTCCTTGCAGGCGATGAAGAGCATGAGCTCGAAGAGAACCCCTGGTTTCGCGGCCGGCTGCTTTTCCCCTTTTGCGATCGAATCCCCGGAGGAGGCTATCGTTTTGAAGGAAAGGAGTTTTGCCTGCCTGCGAACCAGGAAGATGGCTCCGCCATCCACGGGCTGCTCTACAAGATGCCCGGCCGGCTTGTCTCCAAAAGCACAAGTCCGTCGGCCAGGCGGGTCGACCTCAGCTGGCTTTTAGGTGAGGATGCGGGATATCCCTTCCGTCTGGCTCTCTCGGTAAGCTATCGGCTTTTTCGTTCCGGAAGCGGGATTGCCGCTTCCATTGCCTTCCGTGCCGTCAACCGGGGCGAAGGCCCGGCTCCTGTCGGTTTCGGCTGGCATCCCTATTTCCATCTTCCGGGTCTTGCTGCCGATGATATGAAGATCTCCATCCCCTGCGAGCATTACGTGGAGGTTAGAGAGGATCTCATGCCGACCGGCCGCCTCGTCCCGGTGGAGGAGGGGAAAGCCTCTGCCGGCTTCTATGATTTTCGCCGCAGCCGGCCTCTCGGCAAGGGGGTATACGATATCGCCTATCCCATAGAAAAAGAGAAGGGCGAAAGCGGGCGTACCGTAGAACTGTCGTCCGATACCATATCGCTGGCTATGAACACGCAAGGAGCCTTCTCCTTTTTTCAGCTTTTTACCCCTCCCAACCGTTCGGCTGTAGCCCTGGAGCCCCTTTCTAATGTTACCGATGCCTTCAACCGGGACGACATGGGAGCGCTGACGCTTCTTCCCGGAAAGTCTTTTTCCGGTTCGATCACTCTTTCTCTTCGGCGCCTTTGA
- a CDS encoding PTS mannitol transporter subunit IICB encodes MEGAAIGARSRIQRFGRFLSGMVMPNIGAFIAWGLITAFFIATGWTPNERLATLVGPMISYMLPLLIGFTGGRMIWNIRGGVVGAVATMGVIVGADIPMFIGAMIMGPVGGIIIKKFDQAVEPHIPVGFEMLINNFSAGIIGMLLALFSFLLINPVVLGITHALQAGVGAIIQMGLLPLVSLFVEPAKILFLNNAINHGIFSPLGIAQVQETGRSIYFLLETNPGPGLGVLLAYLLFSKGAVKDSTPGAIIIHFFGGIHEIYFPYVLMNPILLLAVIAGGASGVAVFSLFGAGEVATPSPGSIFALMAVSPKGGQLPILLGVIISTAVSFVVAMPFVRRFALRQENADASLAQAKSQVQNIKNLGKVRKIVFACDAGMGSSAMGANRLKKKLKAAGVEVEVLHSSVDDIPQDAQLVISHVNLSDRAKESAPNARHFSITNFVNAPEYDDIVKELAGSEKE; translated from the coding sequence ATGGAAGGTGCTGCAATTGGGGCCCGCTCGCGGATACAACGATTCGGGCGTTTCTTGAGCGGAATGGTCATGCCGAATATCGGGGCGTTTATCGCCTGGGGTTTGATTACCGCTTTCTTTATTGCTACGGGATGGACCCCCAACGAGAGGCTGGCAACTCTGGTCGGGCCGATGATCAGTTATATGCTTCCGCTGCTGATCGGCTTCACCGGAGGACGTATGATCTGGAACATCCGGGGAGGTGTCGTCGGAGCTGTTGCCACCATGGGAGTTATTGTCGGGGCGGATATACCGATGTTCATTGGTGCCATGATCATGGGACCTGTCGGCGGTATCATTATCAAGAAGTTCGACCAGGCCGTCGAACCACACATTCCGGTCGGATTTGAGATGCTTATCAATAACTTTTCCGCCGGAATCATCGGAATGCTTTTGGCGCTCTTTTCGTTCCTGCTGATCAACCCCGTTGTGTTGGGTATAACCCATGCCCTTCAGGCAGGCGTCGGGGCGATTATTCAAATGGGACTTTTGCCCCTGGTTTCACTCTTTGTAGAACCTGCGAAAATCCTTTTTCTCAACAACGCCATTAATCACGGTATTTTTTCTCCCCTGGGAATAGCCCAGGTCCAGGAAACCGGACGTTCGATCTACTTCCTGCTTGAGACCAATCCCGGCCCGGGGCTTGGTGTTCTTTTGGCCTATCTGCTCTTTTCCAAGGGCGCGGTCAAAGACTCTACCCCAGGTGCCATTATCATCCACTTCTTCGGCGGTATCCATGAGATCTATTTCCCCTACGTTTTGATGAACCCCATTCTCCTGCTTGCCGTCATCGCCGGCGGAGCCTCCGGTGTTGCGGTCTTCAGCCTTTTCGGGGCCGGAGAAGTTGCCACCCCCTCTCCCGGCAGCATTTTTGCGCTCATGGCTGTATCCCCCAAGGGCGGTCAGCTCCCTATTCTCTTAGGAGTTATTATCTCTACGGCTGTCAGTTTCGTTGTTGCAATGCCCTTTGTCCGCCGCTTCGCTTTACGCCAGGAAAATGCAGATGCTTCCCTTGCTCAGGCCAAGAGCCAGGTGCAGAACATCAAGAACCTCGGCAAGGTCCGCAAGATTGTGTTTGCCTGCGATGCGGGAATGGGATCAAGTGCCATGGGGGCAAACCGTCTCAAAAAGAAGCTGAAGGCTGCAGGGGTAGAGGTCGAAGTACTCCACTCTTCGGTTGATGATATTCCCCAGGATGCACAGCTGGTTATCAGCCATGTCAATTTAAGTGATCGGGCAAAGGAAAGCGCTCCTAACGCCCGCCACTTCAGTATCACCAATTTCGTCAATGCTCCCGAATACGATGATATCGTCAAGGAGCTTGCGGGATCGGAAAAAGAATAA